The Polaribacter tangerinus genome has a segment encoding these proteins:
- the lgt gene encoding prolipoprotein diacylglyceryl transferase, which produces MSFLSIEWNPSIGIDLGFFVIRWYSLMFVAAFVLGLHFMKKIYIKDSIPVEKMDPLFMYVFLSMLVGMRLGDVFFYSWDYYQNHLLEIILPFKKSSEGWKFTGFTGFASHGAAIGIPIAMYFYAKKHLQKPWLFILDRLAIMVALAGFFIRFGNFFNSEIYGKETGSSFGVIFKAAGETTARHPTQLYEAFSYLALFFVMWYLYWKTAKKQQIGFLFGLFMTVLWSLRFLIEFLKEPQVQERGEQWLFSPLNTGQVLSIPLVLIGFWLMFRNIKKQA; this is translated from the coding sequence ATGAGTTTTTTATCAATTGAGTGGAACCCATCTATAGGAATAGATTTAGGTTTTTTTGTGATCAGATGGTACAGTTTAATGTTTGTGGCAGCCTTCGTATTAGGACTACATTTTATGAAGAAAATTTACATTAAAGATTCCATACCAGTAGAAAAAATGGATCCACTTTTTATGTATGTTTTTTTATCTATGCTAGTAGGAATGCGTCTTGGAGATGTATTTTTTTATAGTTGGGACTACTATCAAAATCACTTATTAGAAATTATTTTACCTTTTAAAAAATCTTCTGAAGGTTGGAAATTTACAGGTTTTACTGGTTTTGCTAGTCACGGTGCTGCCATTGGAATTCCTATTGCTATGTATTTTTATGCAAAAAAACATTTACAAAAGCCATGGCTATTTATTTTAGATAGATTGGCAATAATGGTAGCATTGGCAGGTTTCTTTATACGTTTTGGAAATTTCTTTAACTCAGAAATTTATGGAAAAGAAACAGGTTCTAGTTTTGGTGTAATTTTTAAGGCAGCAGGTGAAACTACTGCGCGCCATCCAACTCAATTATACGAGGCATTTAGTTATTTAGCGTTGTTTTTTGTAATGTGGTATTTGTATTGGAAAACTGCAAAAAAGCAGCAAATTGGATTTCTTTTTGGGTTGTTTATGACTGTTTTATGGTCATTACGATTTTTAATAGAGTTTTTAAAAGAACCCCAAGTTCAAGAAAGGGGAGAGCAGTGGTTGTTTAGCCCTTTAAATACAGGTCAGGTATTAAGTATTCCATTAGTTTTAATTGGATTTTGGTTAATGTTTAGAAATATAAAAAAACAGGCATAG
- the yidD gene encoding membrane protein insertion efficiency factor YidD: protein MKKIVSYPFILLVRFYQVAISPFTPASCRYSPTCSNYTIEALQKHGLVFGGWLALKRIISCNPWGGSGFDPVPKNNNE from the coding sequence TTGAAAAAAATAGTTTCATATCCGTTTATTCTTTTAGTTCGCTTTTACCAAGTAGCTATATCGCCATTTACACCAGCTAGTTGCAGATATAGTCCCACATGTTCTAATTATACTATAGAAGCATTACAAAAGCATGGTTTGGTTTTCGGTGGCTGGTTAGCTTTGAAAAGAATAATAAGCTGCAATCCATGGGGAGGTAGTGGTTTCGATCCTGTGCCCAAAAATAATAATGAATAA
- the ung gene encoding uracil-DNA glycosylase yields the protein MQLKIADSWKNILNKEFKKEYFKELMTFVENEYQTHQCFPEKENIFAAFNTCLPSNLKVVIIGQDPYHDYHQANGLCFSVKDNVALPPSLKNILKELSSDLNCSIPTNGNLESWAYQGVLLLNATLSVRAHKAGSHQKKGWETFTDAVISKISQENENIVFLLWGKFAHSKSILINKEKHYILKAPHPSPLGAWRGWFGSKHFSKTNAYLKSVNKKAIFWESICLEL from the coding sequence ATGCAACTAAAAATAGCTGATAGCTGGAAAAATATTCTAAATAAAGAGTTTAAAAAAGAGTATTTTAAAGAATTGATGACTTTTGTAGAAAATGAATACCAAACACATCAATGTTTTCCAGAGAAAGAAAACATTTTTGCAGCTTTTAATACTTGCTTACCCAGTAATTTAAAAGTTGTAATTATTGGTCAAGATCCATACCACGATTACCACCAGGCTAATGGTTTGTGTTTTTCTGTTAAAGATAATGTTGCATTACCACCTTCTTTAAAAAATATTTTAAAAGAACTCTCTTCAGATTTAAATTGCTCTATTCCAACCAACGGAAATTTAGAGTCTTGGGCTTATCAAGGGGTGCTGTTATTAAATGCGACTTTAAGTGTAAGAGCTCATAAGGCAGGAAGTCATCAAAAAAAAGGTTGGGAAACATTTACAGATGCTGTTATTTCTAAAATTTCTCAAGAAAATGAAAATATTGTTTTTTTACTTTGGGGAAAATTTGCACACAGTAAATCGATACTTATAAATAAAGAAAAACATTATATTCTTAAGGCGCCACACCCATCACCATTAGGCGCTTGGAGAGGCTGGTTTGGTTCAAAGCACTTTTCAAAAACAAATGCTTACTTAAAATCGGTAAACAAAAAGGCTATTTTTTGGGAGTCTATATGTTTAGAGTTATAA
- a CDS encoding hydrogen peroxide-inducible genes activator has translation MTITQLKYVLSVAEYQNFTVAAEHSFVTQPTLSMQIQKLEDELGVQIFNRSKKPIELTEVGKKIVEQSKVIVDESNRILDIVHQQKGYIGGEFKVGIIPTIMPTLLPMFLNNFTKKYPKVKLIIEELTTEEIVRKLTDGHIDAAIAATPLENEAIKERPLYYEPFVGLIPQNHRLFNNKQISADELEMEDILLLEDGHCFKDSVINLCRTHKIDNKKGFQLESGSFNTLIKLSKEGLGMTLLPYLHTLDLNDVDKSHLREFKNPPPAREVSLIYHKSQLKMQLIEALNKTIDGVVRGAISFSDVKIISPIKK, from the coding sequence ATGACCATCACCCAATTAAAATATGTTTTATCTGTTGCAGAATACCAAAATTTTACGGTAGCAGCAGAACACAGTTTTGTAACACAGCCTACTTTAAGTATGCAAATACAAAAATTAGAAGACGAACTCGGTGTTCAAATTTTTAATAGGTCTAAAAAGCCTATTGAATTAACCGAAGTTGGAAAAAAAATAGTCGAACAATCTAAAGTAATTGTAGATGAGAGCAATAGAATTTTAGATATCGTGCATCAACAAAAAGGGTATATTGGTGGTGAGTTTAAAGTAGGAATTATTCCAACAATAATGCCTACGTTGTTGCCAATGTTTTTAAATAATTTTACCAAAAAATACCCAAAAGTTAAGTTAATAATAGAAGAATTAACAACAGAAGAAATTGTACGAAAATTAACAGACGGCCACATTGATGCTGCGATTGCAGCAACACCGCTAGAAAATGAAGCCATAAAAGAAAGGCCATTATATTACGAACCTTTTGTTGGTTTAATTCCGCAAAATCATCGCTTGTTTAATAACAAACAAATTTCTGCTGACGAATTGGAAATGGAAGATATTTTATTATTGGAGGACGGACACTGTTTTAAAGACAGTGTAATTAATTTATGCAGAACACATAAAATTGATAATAAAAAAGGATTTCAGCTAGAAAGTGGAAGTTTTAATACACTTATTAAACTTTCTAAAGAGGGTTTAGGGATGACATTACTACCCTATTTGCACACTTTAGATTTAAACGATGTAGATAAAAGTCATTTAAGGGAATTTAAAAATCCGCCACCAGCAAGAGAGGTAAGCTTAATTTACCACAAATCTCAATTAAAAATGCAACTTATAGAAGCATTAAATAAAACGATAGACGGCGTAGTACGTGGAGCAATATCATTTTCTGACGTAAAAATAATAAGTCCTATTAAAAAATAA
- a CDS encoding endonuclease MutS2, which produces MNTNISEKTLQDLEFSTVLHHISEHCITGLGKEAVRSIVPILGRKKLFTELHLVNEYLSSFESENRVPNHGFDAITESVKRLKIENSFIETTAFLKIATTSLTVNEHIKFFNKFKVQFPTFFERTQKIEFTTYIDDEIKKIIDISGEVKNNASSALKQIRRDINAIRGKIGASFSSALSKAISAGYLDDIKETVVDNQRVLAVSAMYRRKVAGSLLGSSKSGNIVYIAPQATLAYSREYQNLVYEEKQEVIRILRALGEIIRPMTTLLEDYITYLTHTDCISAKAKYAREMQAVLPKITKEKKIFFRDAYHPVLWRKNNLQKIKTVSQSIELNEKQQIIVISGPNAGGKSITLKTIGLLQLMIQSGILIPVHERSQTYIFDNILTDIGDNQSIENQLSTYSYRLKNMRNFLRKCGESTLFLIDEFGTGSDPELGGALAEIFLEEFYNKKAFGIITTHYSNLKVLANELENVTNANMQFDERTLEPLYKLFVGQAGSSFTFEVAQKNGIPFSLINKAKKRVDTEKVRLDKTISKLQKERNKLQKNSDNLEKQKTKGKEHLESLQEKEEKIQAKLAGFQELYDNNQKMLSLGRKVNELFNKYFQNNNKKELIANFNKWVADEKVKYAKKNPLKITSKNQKKQAKIIEKQLQEVIKKVEKEVLEKVVEVRKEKKNEAIKVAKEKASYEYKVNDRVRIIDSTSIGTIEKIDKNKVTINYGLFTTKTTINKLEFVEKSKK; this is translated from the coding sequence TTGAACACAAATATTTCAGAAAAAACATTACAAGATTTAGAGTTTTCTACCGTTTTACATCATATTTCAGAACACTGTATAACTGGTCTAGGAAAAGAAGCTGTTCGAAGTATTGTACCAATTCTCGGTAGAAAAAAACTCTTTACAGAATTACACTTAGTAAATGAATATTTAAGTTCTTTTGAAAGTGAAAATAGGGTTCCAAACCATGGGTTTGATGCTATTACAGAAAGTGTTAAACGACTTAAAATTGAAAATAGTTTTATAGAAACTACAGCTTTCTTAAAAATAGCGACCACTTCTTTAACTGTTAATGAGCATATTAAGTTTTTTAATAAATTTAAAGTACAATTTCCAACCTTTTTTGAACGTACACAAAAAATTGAATTTACTACTTACATAGATGATGAAATAAAAAAAATAATAGACATATCTGGTGAGGTCAAAAACAATGCTTCTAGCGCTTTGAAGCAAATTAGGAGAGACATAAATGCTATTCGTGGTAAAATTGGTGCTAGTTTTTCTAGTGCACTTTCCAAAGCAATTAGTGCAGGATACCTAGATGATATTAAAGAAACTGTAGTAGACAATCAAAGAGTTTTAGCAGTATCTGCTATGTATAGAAGAAAAGTAGCAGGTAGTTTATTAGGTTCTTCAAAGTCTGGTAATATTGTATATATAGCTCCTCAAGCTACATTAGCTTATAGTAGGGAATATCAAAACTTAGTTTATGAAGAAAAACAAGAAGTTATAAGAATTCTAAGAGCATTGGGAGAAATTATTAGGCCTATGACAACTCTGCTAGAAGACTATATTACGTACTTAACTCATACAGATTGTATAAGTGCTAAAGCCAAGTATGCAAGAGAAATGCAAGCAGTACTTCCTAAAATAACAAAAGAAAAGAAAATATTTTTTAGGGATGCTTATCACCCTGTATTGTGGAGGAAAAATAATTTACAAAAAATTAAAACAGTATCTCAATCTATAGAACTGAATGAAAAACAACAAATTATTGTAATTTCTGGACCCAATGCAGGTGGAAAAAGTATCACTCTAAAAACAATCGGACTTCTTCAATTAATGATACAAAGTGGAATTTTAATTCCTGTTCATGAAAGGAGTCAAACTTATATTTTTGATAATATTCTTACAGATATTGGTGATAATCAGTCTATAGAAAATCAATTAAGTACTTATAGTTACAGGCTAAAAAATATGCGAAACTTTTTACGAAAATGTGGAGAAAGTACGCTATTTCTTATCGATGAGTTTGGTACAGGTTCAGATCCTGAACTAGGTGGCGCTTTGGCAGAAATATTTTTAGAGGAATTTTATAACAAAAAAGCATTTGGAATTATTACCACCCACTACTCTAACCTAAAAGTATTGGCCAATGAACTAGAAAATGTTACCAATGCAAATATGCAGTTCGACGAACGAACCCTAGAGCCTTTGTACAAACTTTTTGTAGGGCAAGCTGGTAGTTCTTTTACTTTTGAAGTAGCTCAGAAAAATGGAATTCCTTTTAGTTTAATTAATAAGGCTAAAAAAAGAGTCGATACCGAAAAGGTTCGACTAGATAAGACCATCTCTAAACTTCAAAAAGAGAGAAATAAGCTTCAAAAAAACTCAGATAATTTAGAAAAACAAAAAACTAAAGGAAAAGAACATTTAGAAAGTTTACAAGAGAAAGAAGAAAAAATTCAAGCAAAATTAGCAGGTTTTCAAGAATTATATGATAACAATCAAAAAATGCTTTCTCTTGGAAGAAAAGTAAATGAACTTTTTAATAAGTATTTTCAAAATAACAATAAAAAAGAACTCATTGCTAATTTTAACAAATGGGTTGCTGATGAAAAGGTTAAATATGCCAAAAAAAATCCGCTAAAAATAACCTCTAAAAATCAAAAAAAACAAGCAAAAATTATAGAAAAGCAATTGCAAGAAGTTATAAAAAAGGTTGAAAAAGAGGTTCTAGAAAAGGTAGTAGAAGTGAGAAAAGAGAAAAAAAATGAAGCAATAAAAGTTGCCAAAGAAAAAGCATCATATGAGTATAAAGTTAATGATAGAGTAAGAATAATAGATTCTACAAGTATTGGTACTATAGAAAAAATAGATAAAAATAAAGTAACGATTAACTATGGTTTGTTTACTACAAAAACTACCATAAATAAATTAGAGTTTGTAGAAAAGTCAAAAAAATAA
- a CDS encoding NUDIX hydrolase, whose product MNFSQFRKKIPQITSNRLGGINAQFKLAPELRKRYDTDKISANNPKVAAVLALFYPNKNNETSFLLTERASYKGAHSSQVSFPGGKKEVRDKNLQQTAVRESFEEVGIQPNKVNIVRELTTVYIPPSNFLATPFLGFSEETPLFLTNYEVAKTIEVLVTDLLNDTSISTVSINNSYMNNVEVPCFKLNNHIVWGATAMMLAEIKELLQ is encoded by the coding sequence GTGAATTTTAGTCAATTTAGAAAAAAAATACCTCAAATAACATCCAATCGTTTGGGAGGAATAAACGCTCAATTTAAGCTAGCTCCTGAGCTTCGTAAGCGATATGATACGGATAAAATTAGTGCCAATAACCCAAAAGTAGCTGCAGTTTTAGCACTTTTTTATCCAAATAAAAATAATGAAACTTCATTTCTTTTAACAGAAAGAGCAAGCTACAAAGGAGCACATTCGTCGCAAGTTAGTTTTCCGGGAGGTAAGAAAGAGGTTAGAGATAAAAACTTACAACAAACAGCTGTTAGGGAATCTTTTGAAGAAGTAGGAATACAGCCCAATAAGGTAAATATTGTAAGAGAATTAACAACTGTATACATACCACCTAGCAATTTTTTAGCAACTCCTTTTTTAGGTTTTTCAGAAGAGACCCCCTTGTTTTTGACCAATTATGAAGTAGCAAAAACAATTGAAGTACTCGTTACAGACTTATTAAATGACACCTCTATTTCGACTGTATCGATTAACAATTCTTATATGAACAATGTAGAAGTTCCATGCTTTAAACTTAATAATCACATAGTTTGGGGTGCTACTGCAATGATGCTTGCAGAAATTAAAGAACTCTTACAATAG
- a CDS encoding lysophospholipid acyltransferase family protein, which yields MSLFKRNPFGHILFLKKIIIRVFGIISHGRYRKFNSLQIEGSEILRNLPESGVLFISNHQTYFADVAAMFHVFNAALSGRDDSIKNVGYIWHPKLNIYFVAAGETMKAGLLPKIFAYAGSVSIDRTWRSGGKDVKRQVKNSDISNIGKAIKDGWVITFPQGTTTPFKPIRRGTAHIIKTYKPVVVPIVIDGFRRSFDKKGLSIKKRNVLQSMVIKEPLEIDYENETVAEIVTKIEYAIEQHPSFLKVLSPEEAEEYIKTEEALNKKREFWSS from the coding sequence ATGTCTTTGTTTAAAAGAAATCCTTTTGGTCATATTTTATTTTTAAAAAAGATTATTATAAGAGTTTTCGGTATTATTTCTCATGGTAGATATAGAAAATTTAACAGCTTACAAATAGAAGGTTCAGAAATTCTTAGAAACTTGCCAGAAAGCGGTGTGTTGTTTATTTCTAATCATCAAACTTACTTTGCAGATGTTGCTGCTATGTTTCATGTTTTTAATGCTGCACTAAGCGGGAGAGATGATTCTATTAAAAATGTAGGTTATATTTGGCATCCAAAGTTAAATATTTATTTTGTTGCAGCTGGTGAAACTATGAAAGCAGGTTTACTGCCTAAAATTTTTGCTTATGCAGGTTCTGTTTCAATAGATAGAACATGGCGAAGTGGTGGTAAAGATGTAAAGCGTCAAGTAAAAAATTCTGATATTTCTAACATTGGTAAAGCTATAAAAGATGGTTGGGTAATTACTTTTCCTCAAGGAACAACTACCCCTTTTAAACCAATTAGACGAGGAACAGCACATATTATTAAAACTTATAAACCCGTAGTTGTTCCTATAGTTATAGATGGTTTTAGAAGGTCTTTTGATAAAAAAGGCTTGAGTATTAAAAAGCGAAATGTTTTACAATCTATGGTTATTAAAGAGCCATTAGAGATAGATTATGAAAACGAGACTGTAGCAGAAATAGTTACAAAAATTGAGTACGCTATAGAACAGCATCCATCATTTTTAAAAGTACTTTCACCAGAAGAAGCAGAAGAATATATTAAAACTGAGGAAGCGCTAAATAAGAAAAGAGAGTTCTGGAGTTCTTAA
- a CDS encoding DUF6787 family protein, with amino-acid sequence MEKLKQRWGIKSNWSIVAILLVFSINGSFATWVAKPVTNFFGLDVNSISPFLYYLVRFLLIFPIYQITLPIVGWFFGQFHFFWNFEKKFLSRLGFGFLFKK; translated from the coding sequence ATGGAAAAATTAAAACAACGATGGGGTATAAAAAGTAATTGGTCTATAGTAGCAATTCTATTAGTATTTTCTATAAATGGTTCTTTTGCTACATGGGTGGCTAAACCAGTAACAAACTTTTTTGGTTTAGATGTAAATTCAATTTCACCTTTTTTATATTATTTAGTAAGGTTTTTACTTATTTTTCCAATTTATCAGATTACACTTCCAATAGTAGGATGGTTTTTTGGGCAATTCCATTTTTTCTGGAATTTCGAAAAAAAGTTTTTAAGTAGATTGGGCTTTGGTTTTTTATTCAAAAAATAA
- a CDS encoding FAD-binding and (Fe-S)-binding domain-containing protein, which yields MIDNSTLEVLNKSLSGTVVYSNLHKAIYATDASVYRKIPLAVAYPKDEDDLKKLIHFATKNNTTLIPRAAGTSLAGQCVGDGIIVDVSKHFTNIISFNEKQKTIKLQPGIVRDSLNNFLKKYNLFFGPNTSTSNRCMIGGMVGNNSSGSTSIKYGVTRDKVLEIEAILSDGSSVVFKEITSEEFIDKTTQKTLEGNIYKTIYEELLSKKVQNEIKNEFPKEAIHRRNTGYAIDEFLKSDLFGGTEKTINIAKFLTGSEGTLAFSTAITIQLDLLPPAKSIMVCAHFKSINESLLATVTAMKHNLFNCELMDKTILDCTKNNRDLVKNRFFLEGDPEAVLMLEVAANTDEEVLLLAEALIKDLKNNNFGYHYPKVYGNDIAKVHYLRKAGLGALGNMVGDRKAVACIEDTAVALEDLPDYITEFTKIMDKYQQDAVYYAHAGAGELHLRPILNLKKKEDVVLFRKITTETAVLVKKYKGSFSGEHGDGIVRAEFIPLMIGENNYQLLRSIKKAFDPKNVFNKGKITDAFSMDKNLRYEVDRKEPVIPTIQDFSDSEGILKLAEKCNGSGDCRKPAEAGGTMCPSYRATKNEKDTTRARANALREFLTNSTKVNKFNHNELKEVFDLCLSCKACATECPSNVDIATMKAEFLYQYQESNGYSFRSKLFANNVKYNKIGSLFPQITNAVLNTTLAKKFMGVATERSVPRLANIPLEKWVKKNESTTKDKIIYLFCDEFTNYYDVEIGKDAFYLLDKLGYNLQFVPHKESGRSFISKGFLKEAKEVCNQNIAIFKNIISKETPLIGIEPSAILTFRDEYIRLADDKIAAQNIANNVFTFEEFLARELKNNQINTSLFTTEEKTLKIHGHCHQKALSGTVASFEILSIPKNYKVTILNTGCCGMAGSFGYEKEHFTVSMQVGEESLFPKIRNTEKDVEIVAAGTSCRHQIFDGTKRLAKHPITILKEALK from the coding sequence ATGATTGACAACTCTACATTAGAAGTTTTAAATAAATCGCTTTCAGGCACAGTAGTTTATAGTAATTTACACAAAGCTATATACGCAACAGATGCTTCGGTGTATAGAAAAATACCCTTAGCAGTTGCTTATCCGAAAGATGAAGACGACCTGAAAAAGCTAATTCACTTTGCAACAAAAAATAATACTACTTTAATACCCAGAGCAGCAGGAACTTCTTTAGCTGGGCAATGTGTTGGAGATGGTATTATTGTAGATGTTTCTAAACATTTTACCAATATCATATCATTTAACGAAAAGCAAAAAACAATTAAGCTTCAACCCGGAATTGTTAGAGATTCTCTTAATAACTTCCTAAAAAAATACAACCTATTTTTTGGCCCAAATACTTCTACTTCAAACCGATGTATGATTGGAGGTATGGTTGGAAATAATTCATCTGGTAGTACTTCAATTAAATATGGAGTTACCAGAGATAAAGTGTTAGAAATTGAAGCCATTTTAAGCGATGGAAGTTCTGTTGTTTTCAAAGAAATAACATCAGAAGAATTTATAGATAAAACAACTCAAAAAACCTTAGAGGGCAATATTTATAAAACTATTTATGAAGAATTGCTCTCTAAAAAGGTTCAGAATGAAATTAAAAATGAGTTTCCGAAAGAAGCTATTCATCGAAGAAATACGGGATATGCAATTGACGAATTTTTAAAATCTGACTTATTTGGAGGAACCGAAAAAACAATAAATATTGCCAAATTTCTTACAGGTAGCGAAGGTACACTTGCATTTTCTACCGCCATTACAATTCAGCTAGACCTTTTACCTCCTGCCAAGAGCATCATGGTTTGTGCTCATTTTAAAAGTATTAACGAGAGTCTATTAGCCACAGTTACTGCAATGAAGCATAATTTATTTAATTGTGAGTTAATGGATAAAACCATTTTAGACTGTACAAAAAATAATAGAGACTTAGTAAAAAATCGATTTTTCTTAGAGGGAGATCCTGAAGCTGTATTAATGCTAGAAGTAGCAGCAAATACAGATGAAGAGGTTCTTCTGCTGGCAGAGGCACTTATTAAAGACTTAAAAAATAATAATTTTGGCTACCATTATCCGAAAGTGTACGGCAACGACATCGCAAAAGTACATTACCTTAGAAAAGCCGGTTTGGGTGCTCTGGGAAATATGGTTGGAGATAGAAAAGCAGTTGCTTGTATAGAAGATACTGCAGTAGCTTTAGAGGACTTACCTGATTACATCACAGAGTTTACAAAAATTATGGACAAATATCAGCAAGATGCTGTATATTATGCACATGCAGGAGCTGGAGAATTACATTTAAGACCAATTTTAAATTTAAAGAAAAAGGAAGATGTTGTTTTATTTAGAAAAATAACCACAGAAACAGCCGTTTTAGTCAAAAAATATAAAGGCTCCTTTTCTGGAGAACACGGAGATGGTATAGTAAGAGCTGAGTTTATTCCGCTAATGATTGGAGAAAACAATTACCAACTTTTAAGAAGTATAAAAAAAGCATTTGATCCAAAAAATGTTTTCAATAAAGGAAAAATTACAGATGCCTTTTCTATGGATAAAAACTTGCGATACGAAGTTGATAGAAAAGAACCCGTAATACCTACTATTCAGGATTTTTCTGACAGTGAGGGAATTTTAAAACTTGCCGAAAAATGTAATGGATCTGGAGATTGTAGAAAACCTGCAGAAGCAGGCGGAACAATGTGCCCAAGCTACAGAGCTACCAAAAATGAAAAAGATACTACGCGAGCTCGCGCAAACGCTTTAAGAGAATTTTTAACCAATTCTACAAAAGTTAATAAATTTAACCACAACGAGTTAAAAGAAGTTTTCGACCTGTGCTTAAGTTGCAAGGCGTGTGCTACAGAATGCCCAAGTAATGTAGATATTGCTACTATGAAAGCAGAATTTTTATATCAATATCAAGAATCAAATGGCTATTCTTTTAGAAGTAAACTCTTTGCCAACAACGTAAAATATAATAAAATTGGTAGTCTATTTCCTCAAATTACAAATGCTGTTTTAAACACTACATTGGCAAAGAAGTTCATGGGAGTTGCCACTGAAAGAAGTGTTCCTAGACTTGCAAATATACCACTAGAAAAATGGGTTAAAAAAAATGAATCTACAACAAAAGATAAAATTATCTATTTATTTTGTGATGAATTTACGAATTATTATGATGTAGAAATAGGAAAAGATGCTTTTTACCTTTTAGACAAATTAGGATATAATTTACAATTTGTTCCACATAAAGAATCTGGTAGAAGCTTTATTTCTAAAGGTTTTTTAAAAGAAGCAAAAGAAGTATGCAATCAAAATATTGCAATTTTTAAAAATATTATTTCCAAAGAAACTCCATTAATCGGTATAGAACCATCTGCTATTCTCACTTTTAGAGACGAATATATTCGACTAGCAGACGATAAAATTGCTGCACAAAATATTGCGAATAATGTGTTTACTTTCGAGGAGTTTTTGGCGAGGGAATTAAAAAATAATCAAATAAATACATCTTTATTTACTACAGAAGAAAAAACACTAAAAATTCATGGCCACTGTCACCAAAAAGCACTCTCTGGAACGGTAGCTAGTTTTGAAATTTTAAGTATTCCAAAGAATTATAAAGTTACCATTTTAAATACTGGTTGTTGTGGAATGGCAGGTTCTTTTGGATACGAAAAAGAGCATTTTACAGTTTCAATGCAAGTAGGTGAAGAATCGCTATTTCCAAAAATTAGAAATACAGAGAAAGATGTAGAAATAGTTGCTGCAGGAACTAGCTGCAGACATCAAATATTTGATGGCACAAAAAGACTTGCTAAACACCCAATTACCATATTAAAAGAAGCACTAAAATAA
- a CDS encoding aldo/keto reductase yields the protein MSNKNYKAANNRYEKMNYRRSGKSGLLLPEISLGLWHNFGKKDNFDNARKLLKCAFDNGITHFDLANNYGPPPGSAEKNFGKILKKDLKKYRDELIISTKAGYEMWDGPYGNLGSKKFLVASLDQSLQRMGLDYVDIFYHHRPDYDTPLEETMGALDLIVKQGKALYVGISNYQPKEAEKAFKILKKLGTPCLIHQPRYNIFDRWIENGLLNLLEESGVGSICFSPLAQGMLSNKYLHEIPKDSRAVKESPFLNEDMIRKMLPRIKLLNEVALNRNQNLAQMAISWILKDQRITSVLIGASKTTQITDAVKAIHHTNFTEEEITTINNI from the coding sequence ATGAGTAATAAAAATTATAAAGCTGCCAATAACAGATACGAAAAAATGAACTATAGACGTTCGGGTAAAAGTGGCTTACTTCTTCCTGAAATTTCGTTAGGACTATGGCATAATTTTGGTAAAAAAGACAATTTTGACAATGCAAGAAAACTACTAAAGTGCGCATTTGATAACGGTATTACTCATTTCGACTTGGCAAATAACTACGGCCCACCTCCTGGTTCTGCTGAAAAAAACTTTGGTAAGATTTTAAAAAAGGATTTAAAAAAATATAGAGATGAGCTCATAATTTCTACTAAAGCGGGTTACGAAATGTGGGATGGCCCTTATGGAAATTTAGGCTCTAAAAAGTTTTTGGTTGCTAGCTTAGACCAAAGCCTACAAAGAATGGGGTTAGATTATGTTGACATTTTTTATCATCATAGACCAGATTATGACACTCCACTAGAAGAAACAATGGGTGCGCTAGATTTAATAGTAAAACAAGGAAAAGCACTTTATGTTGGTATTTCTAACTACCAACCAAAAGAAGCTGAAAAAGCTTTTAAAATTTTAAAAAAGTTGGGAACACCTTGTCTCATTCACCAACCTAGATATAATATTTTTGATCGTTGGATAGAAAACGGGTTGTTAAATTTGTTAGAGGAAAGTGGTGTAGGTTCTATTTGTTTTTCTCCATTAGCACAAGGAATGTTATCAAATAAATATTTACATGAAATTCCTAAAGACTCTAGAGCAGTTAAAGAGAGTCCTTTTTTAAATGAAGATATGATTCGCAAAATGCTACCAAGAATTAAGTTGTTAAACGAAGTCGCATTAAACAGAAATCAAAATTTAGCGCAAATGGCCATTTCTTGGATTTTAAAAGACCAAAGAATAACCTCTGTGTTAATAGGAGCTAGTAAAACCACCCAAATTACAGATGCTGTAAAAGCTATTCATCATACAAATTTTACTGAGGAAGAAATTACAACAATAAACAATATTTAA